The Montipora capricornis isolate CH-2021 chromosome 3, ASM3666992v2, whole genome shotgun sequence genome window below encodes:
- the LOC138043194 gene encoding uncharacterized protein encodes MPLALTGSPEADRESRTYKDVQELLLLHRHYEKKAMHLFRKGLSVEESSDVIRRSHAQLSSKNSSLDKSSTDTREKRKDSTTHLYFNDRDYLTQLLLKDTGQSVDFVDRSVAPKRTDTHSRTQLRLPKLDSIPPENKEIFYTTLPKMPPLPKLKEKNVAPIKLHGKKKRNHQASCNESRPFSGSAEKCLSIRQLPRDHFMLRDYGGSTSSSMLKVPKISRSSRPSEIELTSEGSADADKGCVWIVPVVNIDVPPFRLENWKEIENEAGFLTKGNKHSIEKQRIQVGLHRSERKENEDSEPKYKRNVHFSEFLHEIHLYSPNSTSQSARSNDGI; translated from the coding sequence ATGCCTCTAGCACTAACAGGATCTCCTGAAGCAgacagagaaagcagaacttacaAGGACGTACAAGAACTGTTGCTGCTTCACAGGCACTATGAAAAGAAGGCTATGCATTTATTTAGAAAAGGATTATCGGTCGAGGAAAGTTCAGACGTGATACGTCGATCTCACGCTCAGCTGTCTTCAAAAAATTCTTCGTTGGACAAAAGTTCCACTGACACGCGTGAAAAGCGTAAGGACTCGACAACACACCTATACTTCAATGACAGAGATTATTTGACGCAGTTACTTTTGAAGGACACCGGTCAAAGTGTGGATTTTGTTGATCGTTCTGTGGCTCCGAAGAGGACCGACACTCATTCTCGCACGCAACTCCGGTTGCCGAAATTGGATAGTATACCTCcggaaaataaggaaatattCTACACAACACTTCCCAAAATGCCTCCTCTACCGAAATTAAAGGAGAAAAACGTTGCGCCGATAAAACTGCATGGGAAAAAGAAACGAAATCACCAAGCTTCTTGCAATGAATCCAGACCGTTTTCCGGCTCTGCCGAGAAGTGCTTGAGTATTAGACAGTTGCCTAGAGACCATTTCATGCTACGCGACTATGGGGGTTCAACCTCTTCCTCGATGTTGAAAGTTCCGAAAATTTCCCGTTCCTCAAGACCGTCAGAAATAGAGCTAACTTCAGAGGGCTCAGCCGACGCTGACAAAGGTTGTGTTTGGATAGTTCCTGTAGTCAATATTGATGTTCCACCTTTTCGCTTAGAAAATTGGAAGGAAATTGAAAACGAAGCCGGCTTTCTGACCAAGGGAAATAAACACTCCATAGAAAAACAACGGATTCAAGTTGGTCTCCATCGatcagaaagaaaagaaaatgaagattCAGAACCAAAGTATAAAAGAAATGTGCATTTTAGCGAATTTCTACACGAAATTCATCTTTATTCTCCTAATTCTACTTCACAAAGTGCGAGGTCTAATGACGGTATTTaa
- the LOC138043195 gene encoding uncharacterized protein, with product MDAILAEGKTRKQQSNEQALRRLKYLHTSLFPTHKEKTFHGGKKVKETLWTQGLPRTECEEVFTTCTPRGNPEKRYFMSLQPKTVRKHNNERDSGQIPKYNYKQKRICMGRAPLQAYTYYSRISVSNSEERFDLKPCYESRSPLEQMRSSAKSAPEVIRSMNTHKCNRCFVNDFGYAHRKQATKNYYTNIRINRVTFSARPRGSSGKSLGRESRKEIPKGRVLNGWCARLQKEPSNIYHSDLKWHANDATDVTASLQTLKLETRKDNLQRRYGDQKTPHPTPTPVRQIDVTLPQGMVLKYHLSEDE from the coding sequence GTCGAATGAGCAAGCCTTGAGAAGGCTTAAATATTTACACACCTCATTGTTCCCCACACACAAGGAAAAAACGTTTCACGGTGGGAAAAAAGTCAAGGAAACCCTATGGACGCAAGGCCTTCCACGAACGGAATGCGAAGAAGTGTTTACCACGTGTACTCCACGAGGGAATCCAGAAAAACGGTACTTTATGTCGCTGCAACCCAAGACAGTGCGTAAACATAATAACGAAAGGGATAGCGGTCAAATTCCGAAATATAATTATAAACAAAAGAGGATTTGTATGGGACGCGCTCCGCTACAAGCATATACTTATTACAGCCGTATTTCAGTTTCCAATTCAGAGGAACGGTTTGATTTGAAACCGTGCTATGAAAGTAGAAGCCCTTTAGAACAAATGCGGAGTTCGGCTAAGTCAGCGCCCGAAGTGATACGCTCCATGAACACTCACAAATGCAATCGGTGTTTTGTGAATGACTTTGGATACGCACACAGGAAACAAGCTACTAAGAACTACTACACGAATATCAGGATTAATCGTGTTACTTTTTCCGCGCGACCCAGAGGTTCTAGTGGCAAGTCATTAGGCAGGGAGAGTAGAAAAGAAATTCCTAAAGGTCGCGTGTTAAATGGATGGTGTGCACGGCTACAGAAGGAGCCAAGTAATATCTATCATAGCGATCTAAAGTGGCATGCTAACGACGCAACGGATGTCACAGCGAGTttacaaactttaaaacttGAAACGAGGAAGGACAACCTGCAACGAAGATATGGCGATCAAAAAACTCCCCACCCCACTCCTACACCGGTCCGACAAATTGACGTCACATTGCCTCAGGGAATGGTGTTGAAATATCATTTGTCGGAGGACGAATGA
- the LOC138043193 gene encoding zinc finger protein 593-like, producing the protein MGRLRRKRVHKNDKHLKKKYRLKRRTKDLDQIHMDMQPKNAAKLKSQELDVDLPGAGQYYCIQCARYFVDDKALQDHIRSRVHRKKIKMLKEVPYTPEEAERAAGMGSYTLTSTKPLLPLDQDEEMKSGEDTEELGS; encoded by the exons ATGGGTCGCTTAAGAAGGAAGCGAGTTCACAAAAATGATAAACATCTGAAAAAGAAATATCGATTAAAGAGACGGACAAAGGACTTGGACCAAATTCACATGGATATGCAACCAAAGAACGCGGCAAAGTTGAAATCACAGGAACTGGATGTGGATCTTCCAGGCGCTGGACAGTACTATTGTATACAGTGCGC GAGATACTttgttgatgacaaagcacTTCAAGACCATATAAGATCAAGAGTTCACAGAAAGAA AATAAAAATGTTAAAGGAAGTACCATACACACCAGAAGAGGCTGAGAGAGCGGCAGGAATGGGATCCTACACTCTAACATCAACCAAACCATTGCTGCCCCTTGATCAGGATGAGGAAATGAAAAGTGGAGAGGATACTGAAGAACTTGGCAGCTGA